A window of the Microbacterium sp. AZCO genome harbors these coding sequences:
- a CDS encoding metal-sensitive transcriptional regulator, which translates to MTLAETPSTAHDHSAPHGYITDKDKYLNRLKRIEGQARGIHKMVEDEKYCIDILTQISALTSALEAVAIGLLDDHLRHCVVDAARLGGPEADAKIAEATQAIARLVR; encoded by the coding sequence ATGACCCTCGCAGAGACGCCGTCCACGGCGCACGACCACTCGGCCCCCCACGGGTACATCACCGACAAGGACAAGTACCTCAACCGCCTCAAGCGCATCGAGGGCCAGGCGCGCGGCATCCACAAGATGGTGGAGGACGAGAAGTACTGCATCGACATCCTCACGCAGATCAGCGCGCTGACGTCGGCGCTCGAGGCGGTCGCGATCGGCCTCCTCGACGACCACCTGCGGCACTGCGTCGTCGATGCGGCGCGGCTCGGCGGCCCAGAGGCCGACGCGAAGATCGCCGAGGCGACTCAGGCGATCGCGCGCCTCGTGCGCTGA